The region AAGATGTCCCCGTCTCTAGAAGGGTGGTCGCGATTTTCCTTATGATGACGATGGCGGATTTCAGTGACCAACTTTTCGGCTTCCAAGATGCGCTATTTGATAATTCTGACGGTCGCCTCAGTTTTTCAGGCAACAATTACGCGGCTTTGTGGCCTGGCGATGGCAAGCCAGGGCTATGGATGAATTCCGTTTCGAGGATGGGAGCGATTTACAGTTTAATAGCGAGAGAGGAAGAGATTTTGAAGGAAGGAAAAAGAAGGGCTGGTGATGTTGAAGTTGAAACTGATGATAGAGATGAAGATATTGAGCTTGTGATTCCACCCGTTTTTGACAAGTGTAAAAGGGTTTTGGATGCAGGGGAGCAAATTGTTGCGAGGGAGTTGTACTGGGAAGCTGTTTGTGATATCTCTAAGAGAGGGATAGAGAGGGCTGAGGAGTTGTTGTTGAGGTGCGTTGAGAAGAATGCTTTTGTTGGGGAACCACATGTGGTGTTGGCTCAGGTTTATTTGAGCAAAGGGAGGTTTgaggaggcagagagagaggcagagagagggCTGACACTATTGTTGGAGTGGGGGAATCCATGGGATAAGAGGACATCTTGGGAAGGATGGATTGCTTGGGCTAGAGTTTTGTTGATGAAGGCAAAGGAGAAGTCATGGCCACAGAGTTCTTGGGGCATTCTCAACTTGGGTCTTGTAAGGTAAAATGCTTTGAATTACTTGGTCACTCTATGCTCTACTCAATTATGGATTTGCCAGTCAATAAAGAAACTATTCTACAGTGTATTATTAGTAGCTAATTCCATGGCCTGTATTGGAGCCCAGACTCCAGAAAGCTAATGATGAAGTGCTCTATCTAAGTTTGTCTTCTATATATAGCCTGATGTGCcttatttatctttatttcaACCATCAGAATGCATACCTCTTGCACAAGCAAATTTGTAAGCCAAAAGTTATCAGTTATTTATCCACAGATATAAGAAATGGCAAGAGAggctttaatttttaaaccaaTTCTAAGTACTATTATGATGCAAAGAGATCATCAATGCATACTTTCATCAACGACACGTCAATGAAAGAGATCATCAATGTATACTTTCATCAACGACATGTCAATGCTAACACCTCCATTTGGAGACAAGGTGTGACCCTCAATTGATGTAGCTCCACCATATGGTACTCTTTCTTGAAAAGgctatatataatttttcatgcACTTGTGATAGTGAGCAAATAAAGCGCAGATCGTCAATTGTGTTGATCTTTTTAGTAGTTAGTTTTCAATTCTCAGAGTTTGTGAGAAAAATTACAGACGTATTATCATTCGATCCACATGGCTGAAACGTCAATGGCCATTGAGAAGTATCCAATTCAAAGGAAAATACAAACATCTCAAAGAAAAAGACACGGTACTAATCAAAAGAAATGCATAAGGGTAGGGGCAGCATTATCGATTCAAATACACATGATTTGACTATCTTGGAAACTTCTTCCTCAGACCTTCATATTATGAATCAGGGCACATTCTGTTGAGAAAACTATCAAGTAAAACACATAGTGTTCATAGTGCATTCACAGACCAGGCAAGCAGAATTT is a window of Alnus glutinosa chromosome 4, dhAlnGlut1.1, whole genome shotgun sequence DNA encoding:
- the LOC133866538 gene encoding uncharacterized protein LOC133866538, coding for MPSSSPSTLQTLLDSARPFLRGELESIDKNLPSLVAVLRSVGAGECWHKHGSFLDHLLDIYRILKIWKAPDSVCLCGLFHSAYSNSYVNLAIFDPSAGRDVVRAHVGEAAEGLIHLFCVVPRQPLIHDDLLFHYSDSELVEHLKLSEISLRTAKENGLFNEEEGWRKKLQSLLPADGITVKHIKTGEDVPVSRRVVAIFLMMTMADFSDQLFGFQDALFDNSDGRLSFSGNNYAALWPGDGKPGLWMNSVSRMGAIYSLIAREEEILKEGKRRAGDVEVETDDRDEDIELVIPPVFDKCKRVLDAGEQIVARELYWEAVCDISKRGIERAEELLLRCVEKNAFVGEPHVVLAQVYLSKGRFEEAEREAERGLTLLLEWGNPWDKRTSWEGWIAWARVLLMKAKEKSWPQSSWGILNLGLVR